The Armatimonadota bacterium DNA window GAGGGAATTCCCCGTGGCAACGACCCAGATGCTGCTCGCCGGGTGGTACCCACCCCCGATCATGGGTGGTACCCACCCCCGGCGATCACGTGGTACACATGGGGCGACTATGGCCGGTACACTCTAGCGCGACTGCTGACACTAGGACGCCTGGAATCGCGACTGCCCGCCCGCTACCGTCGGGATGTCCGCATTGCCCAGAAGAGGTTCTACTTCGATCCCACCCCTTGGTGGGAGGGAGCGCCTGTCTTAGACCATCTACACACCTTGAGGCAAGGGGTTTGGCACTCGCGCAAGGTGGCGCTGGAATACGAAAACGCCGCGGGCAAGAAGAGCAGCCGCATCGTGCGCCCTTACGGCCTCGTCGTGAAGACAACACACTGGTATCTGGTTGCCTATTGCGAAGTCCGAAAGGAGATACGCGCCTTTAGCATCTACCGCATTGCCAGCGCCAGACTGCTTGAAGAGACCTTTGCCTGGCCAGAGGGTTTCTCGCTGGAGGCGTACTGGAAGGCCCGAGTACGCGAATTCACGTCGGAGGTGGCGGAGCGAGAGCAGCACTTGAGGGCCCAGCGATAAGCTTAACCCATCGGACGGGAGTTCGAAACGCCGAGTGGTCAGCGTGTCCGAATCGAACCCTAGCAAAATCTAGGGTCGAAAAACCCGCATAAATACTGGATTCTCTACCAACGGACGGATTGGCGCAAGTCCGAAGGATTCATGGATTCGGCTCCGCTCACCACAGGGAGAAAGAAAGGCCCGGAGGGCCGTTTTGGACGTCCAAAGAGGGCGAAAAAGGGGTGAGCCGTCCGAAGGTCTGCGAAGCGCAGACCGCCGAGAATGAGGCTACTACACGCCAAAGCCCGCCTCTCCGTGAGGCGGGTTTTCTGCGAGAGAGAATGTTTCGATAAACAGAAGTGGTGGAGGCGGTGGGAATCGAACCCACGTCCGAAGAGAAGTCCCCGCCGGCTACTACGAGCGTTTCCTGCGTTCAGTTTGTCACTTCCGGCCGAGCCCACAGGCAGGCGTGCCGGTCGCTAGCTCGTGCTGTGTCCCTGCCCCGCTCATCCGCGTTCACCCAATGAGTGATGTCACCCCGAGCGCAGCGAGGGGCCCCCTGCCGTGGTTGCACCTGGAGGTAAGGGATTCCTCGTCTAGCTCGGAATGACCTCCTCTCAGCCCTCGATCGCCATCTCCACCGGTCGGGCGATGCCGACGACCTCGGGGTTGTAGTACTTGTACACTCGCGATTGCGGCGTCTTGGCCTTGATCGGGAACTTCGCCCGCAGGGTGTATGAGAACTCCAGCGGCGCGCCCGGCTTGATCTCCTCGATGTAGATGATGATCTGCCGCGCGGCGAGAGTGAACTTCTGGAACACGCCCTTATCCACCATGCGCTGCAAGTCCTCGGGCATGACCTCGAATCCGGGGGGAACGCCGAGGTCAATGATGACCATCTCGGCGACCTTGCCGGTATTGTTGGTCACCTTCACCGAGCAGGTGGCGGTGTCGTTCTGGGCGAGGCGGGTCTTGTCGTAGCTGACCTGGATGCCGAGGACTTCCTTCGGCGGCTGCTGCACGCGCTGCCACGGCAGGTAGTAGATGCTCACGATCTGGTAGAGCGCGCTGCCCTTGCCGGAGAAGGTGATCGTCACCTCGTTCTTACCGGCCTGCGCCAGGCCCTTCAGATCCACCTGGCGCATGACATCGTAGTCCTCGGGGGTAATGGCGAACTTGGCCGCCTGCTTGCCGTTGATAGACACCGTCAGCTTGGCGTCAATCTCCTGCGTGGCCTTGCCCATCGCCGCCAGCATCGCCTTGAGCGCCCACACCGTGGCCTGGGTCGTCTGCCAGGTGCCGAAGGAATCCTTGGCCTGGACGAGATAGTTCATCGCCTTGTTGGTAAGGCCGACGTGACGCCCGGATTTCACCACGGCGTAGGCGGCAAGCGCCGTCGTCTCGAGGTCGGCGCCTTGGTCGGTGGCGCCGGTAAACGTGCGCCCGGCGCCCTTCCAGTAGGCGACCTTGTCCTGCTCCACCGCTAACTCGGCGAGCATGTCAATCGCGGTCTTGCCGTCGGGATCGTTGGGGTCAATGGTCAGGAACGCGTTGGCGACCACCGCCAGCGCGTAGGGGTCCTTCTCCTTGGCGTAGTGCGCGCGGACATAATCGAGGCCCTTGCTGAGCGCCGGCCCCTGGTAGCCCGATTCGGCGAGCGCCCACGTGATGTAGGCGGTGGTGCGGAAGACATCGGTCTGGCGGTTGATGATGCCCTCGGCGATGCCGCCTTTGTCCAGCGGCCACGTGCCGTCGGCCTGCTGGCGGCCGGCCAGCCATTCCTGGGTGCGGCGGATGACGTTGGCGTCAACCTCATGCACCCGCGCCATGTCGGAGAACTCCAGCAGCCCGTAGGCGGTGAGCACCTGGTGCGCGGGCGCGTTGCCGAACCACGAGAAGCCGCCGCCCGCCACCTCGTACGACACCAGCCGCTGGTAGCCGACGCCGATGAACCCCTCGGCTTTCATCTGCAGCTCGGGGCTGACCTTGCCGGTCGTCTTCAGGTAGTCGAGCACCAGCACGTTGGGGTAGGTCACCGAAGACGTCTGCTCGAAGCAGCCGAACGGCATGCGCAGCATCGCGTCCAGCCCCTCCACCGCCTGGCTGAACACGCCGGGGTAGATCTTGACCAGGAGGTTGCTGGCGTCGGGCAGCGCCTCGGCGGGGATGACGACGGTGCGGCGGACGTCGGCGTCAATGCGGTCGTTGACCACCTCGCGCACCTCCTTGCCGTCGGGGACGACCTCGATCTGGCGCTGCATGGCGTCCGACATCTCGCTCCCGCGCGCGGTGACGGTGAGGCGGTGGTTGCCGATCTGCTTTACGCGCAGGCGGAAATAAGTCACGCCGACATCCTCGGCCTTGATGGTCACCGTCTTGGCGGCGTCACCCAGCAACTCGAACCAGGCGCCGCGCTCCAGCTCCAGCTTGATCTCCTGCGGGCGCTTCAAGTAGTTGTAGATCGCCACCGGGATCGAGACTTCATCGTTCTGCGTCAGGGCGACCGGCAGGTCAATGTCAATGAAGAAATCCTGGAACACGCGCAGGGGCAGGTCGCGGCTGCCGAGTTGCCCGCGCATGGAGGAGGCCATGGTGCTCATGCGCCAGGTGGTGATGGAGTCGGCCATGTCGAGGTCAAGGGTGGCGCGGCCGCGTTCGTCGGTGATGATCTGCGGATCGAAGAACATGGTCTCGGGGAAGAACTGGCGCACCATCACCGGCTCGGGGGCGGCGGCGTCGCCGACTTCGCGGCGGGCGTCCTTTGCCATCGCCGCGGGCGCCGCGGCCGCTTCACGCCGGCCGAAGAAGAGCCCTTCTTGCGGCATTGCGGGCATCTGCTCAGATTCCACTGCTCCGCCGCGGAAGCGACCGAGCATCTCGGCGGCGCGCAGGTCATCCACGGTATCCCACCGTCCGTCCGGCCCTGCGCTCTCCAGCCACGCGTTGGCAGCGCGGAAGCGCACGCGGTAGGGGTTGCCCCACTGGTCGCGCAGGTCGGAGCGCCGCAGCAGGCCCTCTTGCACCAGCACGGCGATGTCGGCGTTGGGATCGAGATAGCGACCGTGGCGTTGGCGATACTGTTCCAGCGCGCGGTTGATACGCTCTGCGTCGCGCGACATGGCCTGCATCCACTGCTCGCGCATCTTCGCCACCCGCTCGGTGTAGGTGTTGACGCTAAGGCTGAACCGCTCCGGACGCTCCACTGCCGCGAACAGCACCCGCGCCGCCTTCTGCTGCAGGCCCGCGCGGTCGGCTTCGGGGATCGGCAGTTCCCCGCGCACCACGCTCGCCGGCCGCAGCCCGTGGATCTCGTACCGCGGCTCCATCAGCTCGCGCTCCAGGGTGAAGTAGATCTCCGCCAGGCCCGGCTGCATCTCTTGCAGCGCATAGACCGCCTCGTCCACCACCACCACGCCGAGCGCGGCCAGCACCGGATGATTCTGCTGGTCGGTGACGGTGAACTCCACGCGGGCCTTGCCGCGCGGGCGATAGGTCTGTTTGTCGGTCGTGATGCCGATTCTCAGATCGTCCGCCGGTTTGACATAGATCAGCCGCGTGTCGCGGATGATGTTCTCGTCAGGTAGAATCTTGTAGGCATGTAGCTCAACCGTGCCTATCATATCGGGGGTGATGGGCAGCGACATCGTCGCCTTGCCGCCGCTGAGGTCGAGGGATTTCGTCAGAATGGTCTGCCCGTCGCGCACTGCGTCGAGATAGACGGTGCCGGTCTGGCGCGTGCACAGCACCGTCACGTCGAGCTTGTCGCCGGCGCGGGCGATGGCGGCGTCGGCGCGCAGGATGATGGCGTCCGCGCCGGGTTGGACGCCAAGCGGGATCGTGCGCTCTGCCTTGTTGCCCTTGCCGTCGTCGGCGACAACCGTCAGAGAGACGCCGCCGGTCGGAGTGAAACTCAGGTCCGCAATGCCCAGATCATCGGTCGTTGCCGACCGCGCCGCCCCCGTAACCGTCACGCTCAGGCGACAACGCGCCGGCGTGCCGTCGGGGTAAGCGGTGATGAGGTAAACCGTGTTGGGCAGGCCGGGGCGCAGGGTCTTGCTCTCGGGGATGGCGACGATACTGATGGGGTCCTGGGCGACGGGCATGGTCTTGGCCGCGTGCTCGCTATGGTCGGCGCGGTCGGTGACCTCCACGTCGAGCTTGGCCAGGGCCTTGCCCTGCTCCAGGGGCTGGCCGACGAACGTCTTTGGCAGCTCGATGGAATAGCGGTAAGTCCCGTTGTCATCGGTGCGCCCGTGGATTTCGCCGATCTCGGTCCAGCCGATGTCGAAGGTCGAGGCGGTGATTAGCACCTCGCCGCCGGCTACCGGCTTGCCGAAGATGTAGTCGGCTTGAAGCTTGCCCGTCGCGATCTCGCCCGGCAGGTAGAACGACTTGTCGGGGGTGATGACGATCTTGAACTTGGGCAGGACGTAGCGCTCGACGGCGATGGTCTTCTCGGCGCTGCCGAAGGGCAGCACCGCGCGCGCCCGCCAGCGACCGAGGTTGAGCTCGCTGGCGAGCTGGAAGTCGGCGCCGGCGACGCCGAAGCGTGACAGCTCAACGCCTTGCTTGAAGACCTTGTTGCCCTTGGCGTCCTCGATCTCGAAGATGACCTTCTCGCCGGCGACCGGCAGGCGCTGCGGCTTCATCAGCGCCAGCGCCCGCAGGTGGATAACCTGGCCGGGCTGGTAGATGGGCTTGTCGGTGGTGAGCAGCACCTCGGCGCGCTTGGTGATGCGCAGCGGCTGCTTGACGAGATCGGTTCCCGCGGTGCCGGCGCCGACCTCGACCACCAGCTCGTACTGGCCCGGCTCGAAAGCCGGGACGCGAAACCCGGCGTCCAGCGTGCCAGAGCGGTCGGTGCGCCGTTCGTGCAGGATGGTCAGCGCCGCGGGTTGCTCGTCACCCTTGGGCTGGGGCCGCGCGGCGACGCGCACCCACGCGCGCAGGGGCTTGCCGGTGTCATGATCGCTGACGATCACGCGCAGCGAAGCGGTGCTGCCGGCCAGCCACTGCGATTGCCCCAGGATTCGAGTCTCAAGCGGGCTGATGCCGGTGTCGGCGCGCATTTCGCGCGGGCCCACCGCGACCGCCGTCGAAATCATCGCCAGTGCGACCAAAGCGGGTCCCACCTGCGGTCGCCGCAACATCGCCAGGATACGCTTAGTCATGCTCGTCCTCCCATTCCTGCTTGCTTGATTCGGAGAGACAGACGGCACCCCGTTGTCGTTGGGTTTGACCAGCGGCGTCGGCGAAAAGTTCCACGGCGCGCGATTGCCGCACGGCGGGGCGAAGGGACTGTCCCCGAATGGGGACTGTCCCCTTGCGGGCGGGTACAGTCCACGTAGGGACGGTCCCCGCCCGTCTCAGTACCGCTCCCAGTGCAGCACCTGGTCGAGCGCGGGCTTCTCCTTCGGCTGCGCTTCGGAGGCCGGATACCCGACCGCCAGCAGGGCGACTAAGCGATGGGTCGCCGGCGCGCCTAGCAGGTCGCGGATGGTGTTGGCGTAGGGTTTCTTGTCCCCGGCTACCCAGCACGCCCCGAGGCCGCGCGCGGCGGCGGCCAGCAGGATGTTCTCGACCGCCGCGCAGCCGTCCTCCAGGAAGTACTTGACGTCCTCGCAGAGGACAGCAATGCACGCCGGCGCATCGGCGATGAACTTGCCGTAGTCGGTGGTCGCCGCGAGCCTGCCGAGCATCGCCTTCTCGGTCACCACCACGAACTGCCAGGGGTTGACCGCCATCGCCGATGGCGCGCGCCGGCCGCAATCCACCAGCTCCTCGAGCAGCTCGCGCGGCACCGGGTCGGGCTTGTAAGCGCGCACGCTCGTGCGTTTCTTGATCGCCTCGATTGCATCCATGGTATCGCCTCCCGTACGGACTAGCTTGTGGTTGAGATTGCCCGTCCGGCGGACTTTTCCTGCCGGAGAAGCCCTACATGCGGCAGGAATGCCGCAGCACGTGCCGAAGACCGCGACGGACGCCCGGCTCGGCGGCGAGCGGCGAGGGAGCCGTGAAGCAGGGAGGTATCGAGAATGCACCGAGAGTCCGTGTTCGGCCAGATCGTGGTGGTGGTGCTGGCGCTGGCGGTTCTCGCCACGCTTATTGATGCCGCAGCCTGGCGGCGCAAGCCTGCGCCGGGGCCACGGGTGCTCACGGTGACCGCTGATGCCTACGAGGAAGCCGAGCCGGATGCCGCCAGAATCTCGCTCGGCGTCAAGGCTGTGCGTCCGACGCCCAAGGAAGCAGCGAGCA harbors:
- a CDS encoding WYL domain-containing protein, yielding EGIPRGNDPDAARRVVPTPDHGWYPPPAITWYTWGDYGRYTLARLLTLGRLESRLPARYRRDVRIAQKRFYFDPTPWWEGAPVLDHLHTLRQGVWHSRKVALEYENAAGKKSSRIVRPYGLVVKTTHWYLVAYCEVRKEIRAFSIYRIASARLLEETFAWPEGFSLEAYWKARVREFTSEVAEREQHLRAQR
- a CDS encoding alpha-2-macroglobulin family protein, with the translated sequence MTKRILAMLRRPQVGPALVALAMISTAVAVGPREMRADTGISPLETRILGQSQWLAGSTASLRVIVSDHDTGKPLRAWVRVAARPQPKGDEQPAALTILHERRTDRSGTLDAGFRVPAFEPGQYELVVEVGAGTAGTDLVKQPLRITKRAEVLLTTDKPIYQPGQVIHLRALALMKPQRLPVAGEKVIFEIEDAKGNKVFKQGVELSRFGVAGADFQLASELNLGRWRARAVLPFGSAEKTIAVERYVLPKFKIVITPDKSFYLPGEIATGKLQADYIFGKPVAGGEVLITASTFDIGWTEIGEIHGRTDDNGTYRYSIELPKTFVGQPLEQGKALAKLDVEVTDRADHSEHAAKTMPVAQDPISIVAIPESKTLRPGLPNTVYLITAYPDGTPARCRLSVTVTGAARSATTDDLGIADLSFTPTGGVSLTVVADDGKGNKAERTIPLGVQPGADAIILRADAAIARAGDKLDVTVLCTRQTGTVYLDAVRDGQTILTKSLDLSGGKATMSLPITPDMIGTVELHAYKILPDENIIRDTRLIYVKPADDLRIGITTDKQTYRPRGKARVEFTVTDQQNHPVLAALGVVVVDEAVYALQEMQPGLAEIYFTLERELMEPRYEIHGLRPASVVRGELPIPEADRAGLQQKAARVLFAAVERPERFSLSVNTYTERVAKMREQWMQAMSRDAERINRALEQYRQRHGRYLDPNADIAVLVQEGLLRRSDLRDQWGNPYRVRFRAANAWLESAGPDGRWDTVDDLRAAEMLGRFRGGAVESEQMPAMPQEGLFFGRREAAAAPAAMAKDARREVGDAAAPEPVMVRQFFPETMFFDPQIITDERGRATLDLDMADSITTWRMSTMASSMRGQLGSRDLPLRVFQDFFIDIDLPVALTQNDEVSIPVAIYNYLKRPQEIKLELERGAWFELLGDAAKTVTIKAEDVGVTYFRLRVKQIGNHRLTVTARGSEMSDAMQRQIEVVPDGKEVREVVNDRIDADVRRTVVIPAEALPDASNLLVKIYPGVFSQAVEGLDAMLRMPFGCFEQTSSVTYPNVLVLDYLKTTGKVSPELQMKAEGFIGVGYQRLVSYEVAGGGFSWFGNAPAHQVLTAYGLLEFSDMARVHEVDANVIRRTQEWLAGRQQADGTWPLDKGGIAEGIINRQTDVFRTTAYITWALAESGYQGPALSKGLDYVRAHYAKEKDPYALAVVANAFLTIDPNDPDGKTAIDMLAELAVEQDKVAYWKGAGRTFTGATDQGADLETTALAAYAVVKSGRHVGLTNKAMNYLVQAKDSFGTWQTTQATVWALKAMLAAMGKATQEIDAKLTVSINGKQAAKFAITPEDYDVMRQVDLKGLAQAGKNEVTITFSGKGSALYQIVSIYYLPWQRVQQPPKEVLGIQVSYDKTRLAQNDTATCSVKVTNNTGKVAEMVIIDLGVPPGFEVMPEDLQRMVDKGVFQKFTLAARQIIIYIEEIKPGAPLEFSYTLRAKFPIKAKTPQSRVYKYYNPEVVGIARPVEMAIEG
- a CDS encoding nitroreductase family protein, with translation MDAIEAIKKRTSVRAYKPDPVPRELLEELVDCGRRAPSAMAVNPWQFVVVTEKAMLGRLAATTDYGKFIADAPACIAVLCEDVKYFLEDGCAAVENILLAAAARGLGACWVAGDKKPYANTIRDLLGAPATHRLVALLAVGYPASEAQPKEKPALDQVLHWERY